A single genomic interval of Bradyrhizobium sp. sBnM-33 harbors:
- a CDS encoding MBL fold metallo-hydrolase encodes MTLTLTILGCGSSAGVPRPALGWGACDPNNPKNRRRRCSLLVERTGAHGTTRILIDTSPDLREQLIDAEVDHIDAVFLTHEHADQTHGIDDLRSVVLHQRRRIPVYFNQSTAKDIMARFSYCFISPEGSDYPPILTRHSIEAGESHTTEGRGGPLKLSAFLVQHGKIPALGFRIGAAAYTPDLHDIPEESWPALENLDLWIVDGLRYAGHPSHFSVNDALSWIERFKPKQAVMTNMHSDLDYEVLRQSLPPGVIPAYDGLRLTLNSAG; translated from the coding sequence ATGACGCTGACGCTGACGATCCTCGGCTGCGGCTCCTCCGCCGGTGTGCCCCGCCCGGCGCTCGGCTGGGGCGCCTGCGATCCCAACAATCCGAAGAATCGACGCCGCCGTTGCTCGCTGCTGGTCGAGCGCACGGGTGCGCACGGCACCACGCGGATCCTGATCGACACCTCACCTGACCTGCGCGAGCAGTTGATCGACGCCGAAGTCGATCACATCGACGCGGTGTTTTTGACCCATGAGCACGCCGACCAGACCCATGGCATCGACGACCTGCGCTCGGTCGTGCTGCACCAGCGCCGCCGCATTCCCGTCTACTTCAACCAGTCGACCGCCAAAGACATCATGGCGCGGTTCTCCTATTGCTTCATCTCGCCGGAAGGCAGCGATTATCCGCCGATCCTGACGCGCCATTCGATCGAAGCGGGCGAGAGCCACACCACCGAGGGGAGGGGCGGGCCGCTGAAACTCTCTGCGTTCCTGGTTCAGCACGGCAAGATTCCCGCGCTTGGGTTCCGCATCGGGGCCGCCGCCTACACGCCCGATCTCCACGACATTCCCGAGGAGAGCTGGCCGGCGCTCGAAAACCTCGACCTCTGGATCGTTGACGGGCTGCGCTACGCCGGGCATCCCAGCCATTTCAGCGTCAACGACGCGCTGTCGTGGATCGAGCGCTTCAAGCCGAAGCAGGCCGTCATGACCAACATGCATTCCGACCTCGACTACGAGGTATTACGCCAGAGCCTGCCGCCTGGCGTGATCCCCGCCTATGATGGCTTGCGGCTGACGCTGAACAGCGCAGGCTGA
- a CDS encoding TatD family hydrolase, whose product MLVDSHCHLDFPDFADDLDAIVARAEAAGIGRIITISTRVKRLGGLLAVAERFPNVYCSVGTHPHQADEEDGIPTSELIELTKHPKVVALGEAGLDYFYQHGSREAQERGFRAHIAAARATGLPLVIHTRDADEDCGRILEDEVAKGPFRAVLHCYTGGRELAMKAIALGLSISFTGILTFKKSEALRELAAELPADRIMVETDSPYLAPGKFRGKRNEPAYVVEVAKVLAETRGVSLQEISRQTTENFFRLFSKVPAPKVAA is encoded by the coding sequence ATGCTCGTCGACAGCCATTGCCATCTCGACTTCCCGGATTTTGCCGATGATCTCGACGCCATCGTTGCGCGTGCCGAGGCCGCGGGGATCGGCCGCATCATCACGATTTCGACCCGGGTGAAGCGGCTCGGCGGACTGCTCGCCGTCGCCGAGCGGTTCCCCAACGTCTATTGCTCGGTCGGCACCCATCCGCATCAGGCCGATGAGGAAGATGGCATTCCCACAAGCGAGCTGATCGAGCTAACCAAGCACCCGAAGGTCGTGGCGCTCGGTGAGGCGGGGCTGGATTATTTCTACCAGCACGGTTCGCGAGAGGCGCAGGAGCGCGGCTTTCGCGCGCATATCGCGGCCGCGCGCGCCACGGGCCTGCCGCTAGTGATCCATACCCGCGACGCCGACGAGGACTGCGGCCGCATCCTCGAAGACGAGGTGGCAAAGGGACCGTTCCGGGCGGTGCTCCATTGCTACACCGGTGGCCGCGAACTCGCGATGAAGGCGATTGCGTTGGGTCTGTCGATCTCGTTCACGGGCATTTTGACGTTCAAGAAATCCGAGGCATTGCGCGAGCTTGCGGCCGAACTGCCCGCTGATCGCATCATGGTCGAAACCGACTCGCCTTATCTGGCGCCCGGCAAGTTTCGCGGCAAGCGCAACGAGCCGGCTTACGTGGTCGAAGTCGCCAAAGTGCTGGCGGAAACGCGCGGCGTCTCGCTGCAAGAGATTTCCCGGCAGACGACCGAAAACTTCTTCCGCCTGTTCTCCAAAGTCCCCGCGCCGAAAGTCGCGGCATGA